The Heliomicrobium gestii genomic interval GTTCGCCTGATCCGGATCGAAGTGTTTCTGCAACGCCTCGATCCGCTGTTTGTCTTCGTCTGGGCCAGCGTATCGGCCGTCGGTCTGGCCGTCTGTCTGTACGGAGGGGCCTTAACACTGGCCCAGGGAATTCGCGCTCCCGATTTTCGACCCTACCTGTTCCCCTTGGCGGTGCTTTCCCTTTGTGTCGCCTTTGTGCCGCCACGCGCCGTCGACGCCGTGCAAACCTATTCGATGATGTTCTTGCTGATCCAGGCGCCGTTCTTCGGTTTGCCGGCGCTGCTGCTGCTCTGGAGCAAGCTCTTCTATCGGGCAAAGGGGGATCAAGAGTGAGGTGCTGGTTGCAGAAACTGGGATGGATGACGTTGATTGGCGCAATGCTTGTCTTGCAGACGGGTTGTTGGGATCGGAACGAACTGGAGACTTTGGCCTTTGTCTTAACGATGGGCGTCGATCGCAGCGCAGACAACCAGATTGATGTGATCATGCGGATCGGCGTCCCTGGAAATATCGGCGCCGAGGCCGGAAAAAGCCAGGGCGAATCGATTGGGGAGACATCGAAGCCGATCACTGTGACGGCACGGTCGATTCCCGAGGCGATCAGCCTGGCGGAAGCGACGGTAGAACGGAGAATCGATTTCCGGCACCTCCGGGTCATCATCTTCGGAGAAGAACTGGCGAAGGAGGGAATCATGCCCCATCTGGATGTGATGGAACGATTCCGGCAGTTTCGCCGCACTGTTTTCGTCTGGGTGGCCAAAGATGGTCCGGCGAGAGATGTCTTTCTGACAGCGGCGCCGGTGCTGGAAAAAAGCGTATCCCGGTATGTCGATGGCATCGCCCGTGGCGTGATTCGCTTCGGTTATTCCCGGATGCCGACGCTCCATGATTTTTTAAGCGAAGTGGAGAATGAACAGAGCGATTCTGTTCTCCCGCTTGTCGGCATCAACCCGACCGTCGCTTCAGAAAAAAAAGATGGTCAGGTGAAGGTGATGCCGACGGAGAAATACCATGGGCTCATGGGGGGAAAGGAGGAACCAGGCGGGAAAACCCTCGAACCGCTGCACCGTTCCGGCGGCAACCCCTCGGAGTTTCTCGGCGTCGCCGTCATGCAAGAGGGAAGAATGATCGACAAGTGGTCTGGATGGGAGGCCCGCGTCTACGGCCTGCTTCGCGACACCTACCGGAGCGGTATCTGGGTCTTTGAGTCGCCCGCCCGTCCAGGAACCTTCGCCGTCCAGATTCGAAGAGCAAAAGAGCCGGCGCTCGATGTGACCTGGGAGGGCGAGAAGCCCCATCTAAATATTCACGTGTTTCTGGAAGGAGAACTGATGGCGGTTCCATCGCTGGAACAGTTAGTGAGTCCCGAAGGAATCTCCATATTTGAAGATCAAGTGGTGAAAGTGATCACGAAAGAAACGGATAGACTGATCAAGAAGGCGCAGAAAGAAAAGGCCGATCCCTTCTATTTCGCCCGGTTTATTCAGATGCGCACGCTGACGATGCAGGAGTTCGACCGGCTTGATTGGAAAAACCGGTTTTCCCAAGCCACCTATGAGTTCCACATCGAGTTTGAAATCCGACGCCCAGGCCTGCGGATACAACCCTTCTCAGAGACGCAAGATAAAGGTAACCCATAGAGGAAAAGGAACATTTCAATGCTCATCTATCTCGCAGCAGCGTTCACCTTGCTGGCGATTTCTCTCTACACCCTGAATTACGGTTCCACCTTGTGGCGAAGCGGACACAAGCCTGCCGGGGCCTTTACCTGGATATTGGCCTTGGCAGTTGTGGCCTTTCCGATCTTGGTGGTGGTAACCACATAAAAAGATAAACGTTTAAAAAGAACAGGTGAGTTCGTCGATGAACATCGGGAAAAATATTGAAACAGTCATTTTTCTCGTGGCCTTCGCGATCGATCTGGTCGGCGCTGTCTACATTGCCCGCATCAATTGGAAACGTTACGGCTTGTTGTTTTTTCTGAGCGCCCTAATCGGTTCATTGCTGTGCTATCTTTTCCTTGTGTTAGGGTATTACGAGTTCTCCTATCTGCTTTTCCCTGGCTTCCTGCCTTTTCCCTTTGAATCGATCTTGACGGCGTTCTCTTTTTATGTCCTTCTCGGTGTTTGTTACAGCCCGAAACAGTGGGCCTACAAAATCCCTTTTTATTGGACCGTCATCAACCTTGGCGTCTTTGCTGAATCGCTGATGGAAGCCAAGACAGAGATCATCAAGTACCAGTGGGCCTGGGATTTTTGGGATTCCTATTCCGCTTGGTGGATCTATCTCCTTCTGTTCGAATGGCTCGGCGGCAAAATCATTCCGCCGGAATCGCGTCGACCGATCCCGGAAGAAGCATTTCGGTTTGGGAGATGGGCCTGGTTTGTTTTCCACGGGGTGATGTTACCGGCTGCGATCGGGATTGGGATTTATCTGGGGTCGATGCTGCCGGATAAGTAGACCCGCACGTCATGACCTCACACTTGGTGTAGTCTCACTTCTATAAAATGTTTATAAATGTTTGGGGACAGTCCGCGTATCGTTACGTTGTTTCTATTGTCGTATCGGCCATAAAAAAGCCTTTGTAATAAAGCGCCCTTGACTTGTGAAAATACTCCAATGCTGCGAATCGATAGTAGGCTTGCGCGTTAGCGGCGTAAGCCATTTTTTGTCGGGCATAGTGTTCCGACAGTGCAGCGTGTTCCAGAAACTTTTGTTTATAATAGGCTTCACTGGAACCGTACTGAAGAAAACGATGACTGTAAGGCATGTTTGAGATTCCTCCTGCAAGTCCTTTGCCAGCAATATATGCCGGCGGATCGCTTTTGGAAATCTCGAAGGTGTTCTTGATTACGCCTTATCGGTCACTCTCTTCAGGTGGACCCACCGGCCTCGTCGCCGGTTGCAAAACCGGGTTGAGCAAACCGCTGCGCTTGATTCCTTCAGCGGAGAATTGTCTCTGAATGATAGCCAGCAGGACGAATCGAGTCTGGTTCGAAATCGGTGGTTTGATTTTTGCCGGCGGCAAAAATCAGCAGAGGGAAAAGGCTGTATATTAATGATTTAACCATGTTACAATGGGATAAATATATGCTCTTCGGGGGGCCGCATGATGGACTACTCGCTTTTGACAAAAGAAGAATTGGTTACACGTCTTCTACAAGCCGAAGAAACGTTGAATCGATTGCGGTTCAGGGATGAAAGCGAATGCAAACTGAAGAAAATTCTCCATTGCGCGCCCGTCGGCATCTGCATCACAGATGAACAGGGGGTCTACGAGGATGTAAATCCTGCCTACTGTTCGATTTATGGGTATGAGAAAGAGGAATTGATCGGAAGAAGCTTTGCGATCGTTTGCACCGACGATAATCGTGAAAGCGTATTCGCCGCGTACGGCAGCATTATCTCGAACCGGAGTGAACGGTCAGACGAGTGGGAAGTCGTGCGAAAAGACGGGAGAAAAATTATCGTTTATGCGAAAACCATGTCCATATGTGAAAACGACGGCAGACCGAAAAATGTCACCTTTGTGATCGATATCACGGCCAGAAAAAAATATGAGGCGGAACTGCTCCTAAATAATCGGTTGTTGCAACGACAGGCAGTGACAGATAGTCTAACGGGGCTGTTGAACCATGGGGCCATATTTAATGCGCTCGAAGTCGAGGTCATTCAATCGAGCGGAAGCCGGAAAGAGTTATGCATCCTCCTGTTAGACGTCGACAATCTGATCAATATCAATGAAGAATACGGTCATATCGTTGGGGACAGCATCCTGATGAGCGTGTCTCAAGTCGTGTACTCAACAGTGCGGAAAGAGGATATCGTCGGCAGATACGGGGGAAAGCGTCTATTAATTATTTTTCCAGACACCGATCTGGCATCTGCGCGCAGCATCGCTGAAAACGTATGGAGGAAAGTCCAGCAAATTGCCGAATACGAGGTCCACGTTTCCGTCAGTGGAGGCCTGATCCAACGGAGCGATGAAACCTCGCTGGATGTCATCCGCAAAGCAGAGGCTCAATTGCATAAAGCGAAAATGTCAGGAATGAATCGTATTGTCTCGTAAGGCGCGTTGCGACTTCGCGCCACATCACTTTCTCGTCACCTCCAACCATTCTACATAATAGGATGGGGTGGGGTGATCATCCATGCCGTATCGTATCACCGTTTCGGTGAGCAAACGACGACTTTATCTCTATCAAAACAATCAGTTGAAGAAGGCCTATCCTGTCGCCGTCGGAAAGATGGTGACACCGACACCTACCGGCAATTATAAGATCATCAATAAGCAACTCAATCCAGGCGGCCCTTATGGCGCGATGTGGATGGGATTGAGCAAGCCCAGTTACGGGATTCACGGCACGAACGACCCTGGTTTCATCGGCCGCGCCGTCTCTCACGGTTGCATTCGGATGGTGAACAAAGATGTCCTTGAATTATCGAGAATCGTTCCCGTCGGAACGCCTGTGGTCATTCTTCGGTAGGCAAAGGCTCATTATAGAAAAAGAGCGCGTGCCTGCATGAAGGCACACGCTGGAGAAGTCATGATGGGGTTACGACTGGGTTACTCCTCCCAATATCGGTGACCGCACAATCAGGCAAACACCGCTGGGAGAAAGCACTTCAAGAAGATTGAGCAAGTTAATATCTGTTCCTGCGGGGAGAAAGAGCCGAACAAGTGTGCCGGGCAATTGAGGGCAGGGTTGTGATGGGTTCGTTGAACAACTCGTTGACATTTTACTTCCTCCTTTGTAATTACTTGCTCATGATTAGCCTACGGCAGTGAATACACATTCGTTCCAAAAGTCTATTCGGAATCAACTCTTGGTCAAGGGTGACGTGTAACGGTTACCGCGAACCGTTTGCATCGATACCACTGCTGTCAAAATTCCTATAAGAGGGCAGGGTATTAGTAAACTATCTTAATGCGTTATAATTTAATCATAGCCGATGTTTTTGCTGAGAAATATATGACTCAAATGCATCCAAATAGAAGGAAAATAAATTAAAAATGGAACTATTGTTAAATAACATGTTGACGAACCAGCGCCAATATGTTATATTTTTACTGGGCAAGAGATCCGGATGCTTGTAAATTGTAAAACCTGATCTAGAGGAGGAACGGTTTTATGATGATGTGTGATGCTTATTGGAAAAAGATGTGTACTGAAATGTCGATGATGATGATGACCATGGACCAATGCAAGATGTTCTGCGACATGATGATGAATATGGGAAAAATGAGCCAAGGCCAATGCAAAATGTTTTGTGACGACATGATGATGTGCATGAACAGCATGAAAGGCATGGCAGACACGGCTGGGATGATGGTCAAGTGTGAAACCATGATGAAAGAAATGTGTACGCACACTTGTAATTAACGTATCAGCGGGAACCCTGAGGGAGCGAGTATGAGCGGGTCTCTTGTTGAACCGATGAGTCGTACAGACTTGTTCCGGTCAAGGCGCCATTCCACACAATTCGTGGGGTGGCGTCTTCTATTTTCCTCGCATGATCCTAAAACCCAAAGGCCATCAATCCCTGATATAGGCTTGCCACAAACAGCGACCACCGGAGGGCTGCCGCGCGATTCGGTTCTTTCGCCCAGTAATTGTTCAACCGATTGATGTCCAGGGCCAGTTTCTCCCCAGGGTCGACGACGACCGCCTCCGGCGCCGCGCCGGACAGGGTAAATTCCTTATACCGGCCTCCGTCCTCCCAGAAAAGGGATTGCACGTGCCCGTCTTTTCCGATAACGGCAATTTCAACGGGCGCCTGCAGTTCGCCCCGGCGATCGATGCGAATCGTCCAGGCGGGGCCATCGGGGGTATTCGCCGTCCGGACAGAGCCGATGGCGTAGTCAAGGGCGCCGGGGGTGGACAGCCACTGTTGGAACAATATTGACGCCCGATCGCCTGCCTTTTCGGCGACGATGCGCAGAAAATCATTCGTCCCGGGATGGCGGAAGGACCAGCGGCTGAAATAGGATGACAGGAGCGCCTGCATCTTTTCTTCGCCGATCAACCGTTCCAGCGAATAGAGGGCGAGGGCGGCCCGGTTGTAGACAGAAACGGCGTAAGACTGTTCGGAGGCGAACTTCCAGGAGTCCAGCCGGATCGGATCAGGGACCCAGGGGCCGAGGGCGGCGCGGAAGAGCCCCGGGCAACCGTCCCGCAAGGGTTGGTTTAGGAGCGGAAGGCCAAAGAGACGAAAGGGGACGCGCGTGTCCGGTTTGTAGCCTGCGAGGATTTTGCCCTCGGCATAGCTGGTCATGCCTTCGTCCAGCCAGGCTTCCTCAAACTCATTGCTCGCCACCAGGCCATACCAGTACTGGTGGGCGGCTTCGTGGATGAGCACGCGGTCCAACTCGGCAGAGCCTTCGCCGGGGAAGTTGGGCGTGCCGCCGGTGATCAATGTCGGATATTCCATCCCGCCGGCGCCGGGGGCGTCGTTGGGCGGGTCGATCACGGTGAGGGTGGCATAGGGGTAGGCTCCGTATGTGGCAAGCCCTTCCAGGGCGGCGGCGACGGCGTTCAATTGCCGTTCCGCCGTATGGATATGGTCGGCTTGGCAATAAAGGCGGATCTCCACCGGCCGCCCTCCTTGGGGTGTGACGGTCCGGGTGAAGAGGTGAAAGCGCGGGTCGGCGGACCAGGCGAAGTCGTGAACCCAGGCCTGACCAAAGCGGACCGTTTTAAGGCTGTCTTGCGCCACCGGCGGCGCTGTTTCCTGACCGGTGGCGCCGAGGGTGTACTCTTTTGGCAGGGTGATCTGCACGTCATAGTTGGCGAAATTGGCGTAAAACTCGCTGTTGGCATGGAATTGGCGCAGGTTGAACCCCTCTTTCGTCCGGCCCCGCTGCCCGTACCGCTCAAAGGCGGCCAGTTTGGGATACCACTGACCGGCCATGACAAAGGGGCCTGCCGTGCCGGAACGGGCGTAGACGCGGGGCAGCCGGGTGCGAAACTCCATCGTCAACGCCATTGTCTGGCCGGGACGGAGAGGGCGGGGGAGATCGATGGCGGCCAGGGTTTTGTCATCGAGGTTGTTGTCATCCGGTTGGATATAGCGGAAGGCTTCTGTCACGTCGACGCTTTGCCCGTCCACATTGGCGATGATCCGGGTGATTTCCATTTCACCGTCGTCGCCCTGACCGGCCGCATAGCCCCGGTGTCTGCCTGACGATTCCTTCTGGAAGGTGGAGCCGGGCCGGAAGGCGTTGGGGTAGAGGTGGAGCGCCAACTGGTCCAAGGGCTGGGCGCCGGGGAAACGCCAAGTCAGGTCCACTCGTCCGACGATGGATGTCGTTTCAGGGAAATATCGGCACTGGATCCGGTAATCGAGGGGCGGCGCTGAGGCCGGCAGCGGTGGTTTCTCGGCAGAGGCTGCCGGAAGCCAGGGGAGAGCGAGAGGGCCGGGCGGGAAAAGAGTCATCGCCGATAGGGCGATTGAAAAAAAGAGGATCATTGCAGCGCGGGCAGCCATGCCTAACCACTCCTTGCGGGCGAATCCTTTTTCTCCCTATAGCATGCCAGTTCCGGCGGTAGAACATGACAGCGCCTTGATTGCCTTGGTTCTACCGTTGGTTCTAGTGAAGAACCACGGCGCATAGGGTGTGGGATAGACGGGCCTTGGGAAGGAGGGAGGACGGTGGGCAATCCCCTCGACGGAACGGCCTTTGAGTTTTTGCGCTGGGCCTGGTGGAGCCTGCACATCCCGGTGATCATGATACTCTTTTACCTCGGCCACCGCTATTGGCCGAAGCGTCGCTGATTTTTAACGGAGCGCTCACACTTCCGTAACGCCGCAGTGCTATGCTGTCTCTGTGAAGGGGCAGCGAAGAAATGCACTACGCCGGATTCAGCCTGAAAAGGCGGGATATTCTAATGTGGGATTCAGAGCCCATGGGGGACTCTTTGGTTAACACCAGCGATCTATCCCGGCCGGCGACGGTCGGGAATTTTTTTGTTAATTTGCCCCCCAGCAATTTCCTTCTTCAGGAACCCGCCGCCTGCTGCCGTAATACCATGGTTGCAGATGAGATTTTGTTTTTGGGAGGCAGCGGGTTATGGATTTGAACAACCTGAAAGAGGTTCTGGCCCAGTTGATGAATCAAGGGAACCTAAATCTACCCATTGGCGCGGAACAGGAAAAGCAGGTCAAAGGGTTCATGGACAAGGTGAAACAGAAGAAGGGTTTGTCTGATGCTGAGCGCAACCAGGCCGTTCAACTGGTGTCGCAGTTTACGCGCTACCTGTCGCCGGAACAGGGCAACCAGATCAAAGGCCTCCTCGATCAACTGATGAAGACCCAGAAGGTGTCTGACAAAGACAAGGCCGCTTTGGAGCAGATTCGAAAAATGCTGTAGGATCGATAGGGCGCCCTCACCGCAATCGAATGCGCAACGAGAAACCCCCCGCCGAGGGCGGGGGGTTTTGCGATCCAGGCATTTTGGCCTTGCGATTGCGCTTGTGGTATCATAATGATATTCAGGCTTTTAGGGGACAGGCAACGGGCAAACAATTCGATAAATCAGATGCCTATAGGGGATCACTCACGACTCGAGATAGAACGTTGAAAGGGAGCGAGGAACATGAACCCCATCAAAGATCAGGTCTTTCGCATCATTCTGGAACAGGGCGAGACAACGATGGACAACCTTATCGTGCAAATGTTCGGCGGCAGCCTGATTTCAGCTGGACAGATGGCGGAACTGGATCAGGCTGTCAATGCCTTGGCGGCGGAAGGGAAGGTTGAACGGAATCTGCTGGGCCTGCGTCCTATCGCGCGGGATTGACGCGAGGCGAACGGGAAGGGAGCCCCAATGTTTCTCTAGCGAAGTGCTTCCACCGGATCCATGGCGGCCGCTTGCGCCGCCGGCTGGAGAGCGGCGAGCGCGCCCAGCAGCAACGCCAGGAGGATGCCGCCAGCCCATGGCAGCGCTGGGAAGGCAAGGGGAAAGCCCGCTCCGATCACCATGGGCGCGAGGGCAAAGGCAAGCCCGTATCCGCTCACGCCCCCGGCAAAGGCGCCCGTTCCGGCCAAAAGCATGCCCTCGCTGATGAGGATCTGCCGGACGAAAGCCGGACGATACCCCAGAGCGGCCAGGAGCCCCAGTTCGCCCCGTCGCTCATGGATGGCGCTGTTCATGGTCACATAGAGCAGCAATGAGGAGATCGCCAGGACGGTGACCGCCACCAGGGATGCAAAACGCTGCAGGCTGTCCGCCATTTCCTGGCGGGAGGCGGCGGCGCCAGGGTTGGTCTCTCCTTGTACGCGAACGGAAGATCCCAGGCGTGCCTGGAGTTGATGGGCTGCATTGACACCGTCTTGCGCCGTCAAGACCTCGACGAAGGTGAGCTTGTTTTCTTTCCCCGGCCACTGCTGCAACCGGGCGAGATCAGTGAAAATGAGGCGGTCTTCCTCAGTGCCCATCTCCTGCAACACGGCGGCGACGGTTCCATTAAGGATGGCCCCGTTTTCCCCGGTGATCTGCAGGGGGGAACCGGCATGCAGTTGCAGCGTTGCGGCGACGGTGGATCCCACCAAAAAACGGCTTTTCGACAGGTCTCCGGCAAGGGGCGCTTCTTCACTGAAGCGCCAATTCTTTTTTACGTCTACCTCATCGTCGATGTTTGCGCCGACGATCAGCGCCTTTTGCCCGTTGACGCGGCATGGCGTCACCAGTTTGGGCAACAGCCTGCCGGCGCCGTTGAGTTGTTCCAGCGTATCAGGGGGCAAATCGCCTTCGCTGATAGCCACACCGGAGGCGACGGGAATGCCGGCGTAGGAAAAAGCGATCGACGCGGCAGGCGGCATGACCTGGAGCAACGTGCCGACGTTGGCCGTCTCCTTTTTTGCCGCTTCGGTCACACCGTCGGACAGGGTGACCAGGGAAAAGAGGGTGGCCCAGCAGACGGCAAAACCCAGCAGGATGGGCAGGCTTTTGCCGGGTCGCCGGACTAACGAAGCGATGATCAGTTGCAGCCATGTCATCGCAATCGCCCGTCTTTCATGTGGATGATCCGGGAGGCGTGGTTCAGGTGGTCGGGGTTGTGGGTGACCATGACGATGGTCATCCCAGAACGGTTCAACTGGCCGAACAAGTCCATGATCTGTTCGCCCGTCTGGCTGTCCAGTGCGCCTGTCGGTTCATCGGCCAGGATCAGCGCCGGCTTGTTGATGAGCGCCCGGGCGATGGCGACTCGTTCCTGTTCACCGCCGGAAAGCTGACCTGGCAGATGACGCTCTCGCCCGGAAAGGCCCATCTGTTCCAGCAGTTCTTGGGCGCGGCGTCGTTGTTCCCGCGCGGGAACGGCGGTGACTGCCAGCGGCAGCATGACATTCTCCAATGCAGTGAGATAGGGCATGAGATGAAACTGTTGAAAGACAAAACCGATGTATTCGCGGCGAAAATCGGCCCTCTGCTCGCCCGGCAGGCGGTACAGGTCGATCCCGTCGATGATCAGGTCGCCGCTGTCAGGCCGGTTGAGGCCGCCGATCAGGGTGAGCAGGGTGCTTTTTCCCGAGCCGGAAGGGCCGGCTAGGGCCAGGAATTCGCCTTCCTGTATGGTGAGGTCGATGTCGTGAAGCACCTCGACCTTGTTGTCGCCATGGCCGTAGCTTTTGCGAAGTTTTTTTGTGGTTACAAGGGTGTTCATGGGAATCCCTCCTAGCTGGGGGTCGCTCATGGGGGCTTCTATGGGGGTGCTTGCGCAGTGTTTACAGAGAACGCAGCGCCTCGACGGGATCCTTTGTCGCGCCTTGCCAGGCGGGAAGGGCCGAAGCGGCGAGGCCCACCAGCAGGGTCAGCGTCGCGGCGACGAAGGCATCGGAGCTTCGACTGGCGATAGAGATGTCCATCTGGACGATCAGTGGCGTGGTCCAGCGGGCGAAGGCGAGGCCGGCGCCATATCCGGCGACGCCGGCAGGCAGGGCGAGGAGCGCTGTTTCCGCCAGAAGGACGCGCAACAGGTGGCTTTTCCGATAACCGAGGGCGCGCAGGAGTCCGAATTCGCGGGTTCGCTCCCGGACACTGGCGGCGACGAGCAAGAAGACGAGCAGGGAGCCCCCGATCAGGGTGATGGCAGCGACAAGGAGGCTCAAGGCAGTGAAGCGATCGACGATGGCTTCGCGGGCGACAAGGGCCTCCTTGACGGCTTTTACCTCCGTCCCAGGTAGCGTATGACCGATCTGGCGAGTGATCTCTTCGATGGGACAGGAACTGCAGAGGGCGCTGACTTCGATAAAGGTCAAACGGTTTCCGATCTGCAACACCTGCTGGGCCTGTCGCCAGTCCATGAAGAGGAGGTGATCCTCTTCGCCGCCGGTAGGCGTCAGGATGCCGGTGATGCGGTACCGATGGTCAACGGTGCTCTGGTCGACAGGGGTGTGGTTATCGTCGTCAATGCCGATGACCTGGCCCTTCTGCCATCCTTTTTCATGGGCCAGCGCACTGCCAACAATGATGTCGGCGGCTTCGCTGGGTCTATCGCCGTCGATGGTCCACCACTTTTTCATCTTCAGTTCATCGCGGAAGGAGACGCCGACGATGGTCGTCGGTTCACCTGTGACGGGGACGATGCCCATCACCTTCGGCGCTACGCGGGCGATGCTCTCGGCGTTGTGGATCCCGCGGATGCGGTCAAGGGCCCCATCGGTCAGTGAGGGAGCGTCTTCTTCATCCGGGGTCACGGTGACCCCGCCGTAACGGATCGAAAGGTTGTCATTGGCGGGGACAATGGAGATGTTGGCGCCGATCTGATCGTACGAGTTCGCCACTTCGACCTGCATCGCCCGGCTGGCGGTGAAGAGGGCTGTTGTCACCGCAGCGACCAGAAAGAGACTGAGGGCGAGAAAGACGGCCCGTCCCCAACGCCGTTTGAGCTGTCTGCTGATGAGGTGCCAGAACGTCACCGGGCGATAACCTCCTCCTATGAGCGCCTTGTGAAACGCTTGCTGACAAGCGCCACGCTTCGGCAAGGCGGCAGGAAATAGGGACTGCCACAGTCCCGGGGTGTAAAAAAGGCAGGTGTCAACCTGCCAAAGAGAGGGGATAAGAAGGCAAGATTCATTTTGCCGCGGAACGTGGGTTTGGGGATGTTAGATCCGCGGCTTCCAGTTGGACAAGTCCTGTGCGTTCAGCAACAATTTGTCGCCGCTCACCTCGTAGGTCAGCGCGTCAGGCGGGTAGGATTGGCAGCCGCCGGCCATGCCTTTCAACGTCTCCAGGTCCCAACGGGTGTCGCAGGTGTCGCAGGCGACTTGAGTGTTTTTTATGGTGAAATGGGTCCCGTCGCAGGGTTCGCAGACGCTGACGGCGGAGATGACACGGCCGCTTGGCGCCACATAGGCCATGACAGGGACGGTCTTTTTGCCGTCTTTGAATTCGGCCCGGATCAGGCCTTTTTCTTTGATCACCGCCAACGGCAATTCGACCTTGCCGTTTTCGGCTTCCAGAGTAGGGATGGGGGCCATGGAAACGATTTTTCCGCTGTAATTGACTTTCGTTCCGATGTTATAGGAGTGGACGGCTTCAGTTCCCTTCGGGGCGCTGCCCAAAAAAACGTATACGGCGATGGCCGCCACCACGGTTGCGGCAACAGCGCCGGCGTACCACTTGCCAGAGCTTTTTTCGGACTGAAATTGTTGTCGTTTTTCTTGACGATTGTCCACGATGTCCTCCTGTGTCGCAGGGCCGCGAGATTACAGTTGATTGGGCTCGCTGATGAGGCTTTATAGCTTGATTGTAGATCTGACTTTTGAAGATTTTATGAAGAATGAGTTCTGAACAAAAAAGACGTTTTTTGAACAAGGCGTAAGCATGCAAGCTTTTCGCCTTGTTTGTTGCATAGCGCTGTGCAGGGTTTAGAAATACTGAGTCCGTACGGTTCAAGAGTAAGGAGGCCTGTCGATGCCTATCGAACTTTGGATTGATGATGGAAAGCCGTGGTACCTCAGCAACAGTATTTGGTTGGTTCCCGGAACGGACCCGGCTGGCGCGCCCGGCCTGCCTGTCGTCGATCGTCCCGCCTTTGTCTGGGCGCGGGTGATCAATCGCGGGAGCGCCGCTGTGCCTGATGTGACTGTCCGCTTTTACTGGGGCGACCCATCGACACTCATCCGGAGAAAATCAGACGCCAAACTGATCGGCGTCAGTAACGTTAGCCTGGCGGCGGGGGAGGCCAAAGAGGTGCTCTGTCTCACCCCCTGGATTCCCGTCTGGGTCAACGGGGGGCATGAGTGTCTGATCGTGGAGGCCTTTTCTTCCGGCGATCCCCTTTCTCCGCACGGTGAAGATGACCCCTTCAATCCCGTCCGGGATCGCCATACGGCGCAGCGCAACCTGGCGGTGCTCAAGGTTTCGTCCTCTGCCCGACTTGTCGTTGCGCCTTTCGCCATCGGCAACTCGCCTCTGTTGCGGGTGAAAGAAGTGACCGTCCGGGTCAAGCGCCTGCCGCTTCGCAACATGGAAGAAGGCAAGACGCTGTTCGGATTCACCCGGTTACCGGAGGAGATGACCGATGATTTAATGTATGGGATCCGGCCCTTCCGTTGCGGCGAGCCGGTCGAAGAGAGCGGTGAGCCGGTGTTGACGATACCACTAGAGCCGGATCGAAAGCAGGCGATGGCCTTTACGCTGAAACTGCCTGAAAGGCGCGACGCCGGCGCCTGCTTTCTCATCGAGCAATTCGTTCATGACCAGGTGGTGGGCGGCATCGTTGCGCTGATCACACCGGAACATCTCAATGATTAGTTTCCGATCACCTCATTTTCTAGAAGGGGGACTATAACCATGGCTGCTGCCGCTGTTCCCGCCGCGATCCCGCACCGGCCCT includes:
- a CDS encoding ABC transporter permease produces the protein MTWLQLIIASLVRRPGKSLPILLGFAVCWATLFSLVTLSDGVTEAAKKETANVGTLLQVMPPAASIAFSYAGIPVASGVAISEGDLPPDTLEQLNGAGRLLPKLVTPCRVNGQKALIVGANIDDEVDVKKNWRFSEEAPLAGDLSKSRFLVGSTVAATLQLHAGSPLQITGENGAILNGTVAAVLQEMGTEEDRLIFTDLARLQQWPGKENKLTFVEVLTAQDGVNAAHQLQARLGSSVRVQGETNPGAAASRQEMADSLQRFASLVAVTVLAISSLLLYVTMNSAIHERRGELGLLAALGYRPAFVRQILISEGMLLAGTGAFAGGVSGYGLAFALAPMVIGAGFPLAFPALPWAGGILLALLLGALAALQPAAQAAAMDPVEALR
- a CDS encoding ABC transporter ATP-binding protein, whose amino-acid sequence is MNTLVTTKKLRKSYGHGDNKVEVLHDIDLTIQEGEFLALAGPSGSGKSTLLTLIGGLNRPDSGDLIIDGIDLYRLPGEQRADFRREYIGFVFQQFHLMPYLTALENVMLPLAVTAVPAREQRRRAQELLEQMGLSGRERHLPGQLSGGEQERVAIARALINKPALILADEPTGALDSQTGEQIMDLFGQLNRSGMTIVMVTHNPDHLNHASRIIHMKDGRLR
- a CDS encoding ABC transporter permease, which gives rise to MTFWHLISRQLKRRWGRAVFLALSLFLVAAVTTALFTASRAMQVEVANSYDQIGANISIVPANDNLSIRYGGVTVTPDEEDAPSLTDGALDRIRGIHNAESIARVAPKVMGIVPVTGEPTTIVGVSFRDELKMKKWWTIDGDRPSEAADIIVGSALAHEKGWQKGQVIGIDDDNHTPVDQSTVDHRYRITGILTPTGGEEDHLLFMDWRQAQQVLQIGNRLTFIEVSALCSSCPIEEITRQIGHTLPGTEVKAVKEALVAREAIVDRFTALSLLVAAITLIGGSLLVFLLVAASVRERTREFGLLRALGYRKSHLLRVLLAETALLALPAGVAGYGAGLAFARWTTPLIVQMDISIASRSSDAFVAATLTLLVGLAASALPAWQGATKDPVEALRSL
- a CDS encoding Fe-S-containing protein, with amino-acid sequence MDNRQEKRQQFQSEKSSGKWYAGAVAATVVAAIAVYVFLGSAPKGTEAVHSYNIGTKVNYSGKIVSMAPIPTLEAENGKVELPLAVIKEKGLIRAEFKDGKKTVPVMAYVAPSGRVISAVSVCEPCDGTHFTIKNTQVACDTCDTRWDLETLKGMAGGCQSYPPDALTYEVSGDKLLLNAQDLSNWKPRI